A single window of Narcine bancroftii isolate sNarBan1 chromosome 1, sNarBan1.hap1, whole genome shotgun sequence DNA harbors:
- the LOC138741467 gene encoding uncharacterized protein produces MSPVMEKLLCPDRLEVDPQVPNASEFFEQWISCLNNFLEAAAVVVDLEEKRLKVLQARIAQRAFQAIRSCVNYTKTMAELWVLYKPKINAVYSRYLLASRKQQPGELVEEFVRALITLFGEPHGPCARGSVRGRPGPGCLRVRVEVGLYLTMSPRGGTTTAETDDPTGQDFRLGPAPRGVDCGQKRAYPVCAAVRATILRVGVGDG; encoded by the coding sequence AtgtctccggtaatggagaagttgctttGCCCTGATCGGCTAGaggtggatccccaagtcccTAATGCATCGGAATTCTTCGAACAGTGGATCAGTTGTTTAAACAACTTCCTTGAGGCCGCTGCTGTAGTGGTCGACTTGgaagagaagaggctgaaggtTCTACAGGCAAGAATCgcccagagggctttccaggccatcagaagctgcGTGAACTACACCAAGACGATGGCTGAGCTATGGGTGCTATACAAGCCCAAAATCAACGCGGTCTACTCCAGGTACCTCCTGGCATCtagaaaacaacagcctggtgagttaGTAGAAGAGTTTGTCCGAGCCCTGATCAcactgtttggggaaccccatGGTCCCTGTGCCAGGGGCTCAGTGCGTGGAAGACCTGGTCCAGGATGCTTGCGTGTCAGGGTTGAGGTCGGACTATATCTGACAATGTCTCCTCGAGGAGGAACAACTACCGCAGAAACGGACGATCCAACTGGCCAGGACTTTAGACTCGGCCCAGCGCCACGTGGAGTCGATTGTGGGCAGAAGCGGGCCTACCCCGTATGCGCCGCTGTGAGGGCCACCATCCTGCGAGTTGGTGTCGGGGACGGCTGA